CTTAGAATATACAGATGGATATGTTTCAGTATATAATGATATTAATTTATCTGCTGATGTAAAAAGTATATTAGAAGATACACTTGGAAAAGAGAATATTGTTATAAATACAGTTCCGACTTCAATAGGAGAAGATTTTTCTTATATTAGTAGGAAAGTTCCATCAGTATTTATGTGGCTAGGGGGAGAAAGTGAAAAAAATAGGGGATTATGCAAATTACATAGTTCTAAATTTATTGCAGATGAGAGGGTAATAAAAATAGGGATGAAAAGTTTAGTTAATATTGTGATTAATAGATTGGAGCAATAGAAAAGGGGTTATTAGAAAATGATTATACTGCACCCAAAACCTTATAGATATCTAAAATTGAGGGTGCCTAAATTAATTAGTGAACAAAGAATTAAAATTTATATACAAAAATTAAAGGAGAAAACTCTTAAAGTACTAAATGTAAATTTTGATATGGTTGAAAGTAAAATTAAAAGGATTAAGTCCTGTATTATACAGGACTTAATCCTTATCAATTAATATTTAAAATATACTGTCTAAGAAAATGGGGTTACTATGAATCACCAATTTGTAATAGGTACATTTGTCATATTTGTTCGCACTCTTCTCTCTTTTTAACTTAAAAGGTTTTGTTATAGATTATTTCATCAGCTCCTATAATTTTTTCAAGCTCTACTATGATATTAATTTCAGGATTGGATTTCATTTCTTTTTTGATTCCTTCCATGACTGGGATAAAAGCTTCATCGAAATTAAAGTTTTTAGATACAGAATTTATCTCTGTTTTTAAATTTACATAATTTTCAGAAATATCAATATCATATTCTTTAACTTTTAATTTAGTTTTTCCATCGTTTAAAGTTTTGAAACTATATTTAAGATTATTTTCAATTCTATCTTCAAGAATATCATATTTATCACTTGCAAAGATTAGGCTATACATACTTATTATTAGTAGAAATATAATTTTTTTCATTTTTTTCTTCCTCCTTATTTTTTATAAAATTATTGTATATATCTTTTATTTTGTTTACTATATAATCAGGTTGAATCAGTGAATAACAATCTTTATAGCTAAGAGAACTACATTCTGGATAGATATCTTTTGGTTCTACTCCCTGATGTTTTTTACTTGGATTAGCTAGCCACTCTTTTTTACTGCTTTTAGGACTGAAAATAGCAAAACTTGGAATATCAAGACTTTGAGCTATATGTCTTGGTCCTCCTTCATTTCCAAAAAACATATCACAATTTGAAATAAGAGCTGCCAGTTCTCTTATTGAAGTTGTTTCAACATTTGAGAAAATATTTTTGTTATTATTAAGTTCTCTATGAATTTCTTTAATAAAAGCCTCTTCATCAGGTGAATAGAATAATATGACTTGAGAATTAAATTCTTCAATTACTTTATTAATAACTTCTTTCATTTTTTTAGGGGGATAAATTTTCTCAGGTCTTCTTGAATTTGCAGCACATATAAATACAGGTTTTGAAAAATCTATTCCTGCTTCCATCATTTTTCTTCTCATATTTTCTTTTTCATCTTGACTTATATTGATAATATAGTTATTGTCATATAGTATTTTATATTCCTCTTCCAATGGAGCTAGTATTTTTAAAAACTTATCAACTTTATCTTTTGAATCAACAGGTTCAGAAATTTTATGGGTGTATGTAAATCCTCTATACTTTTTTCTTCTTCCTATTCTATACTTGCTTTTTAAAGAGAATAGAGTAAACATTTCACTTTTAGGTGTAGACATTATATCTATCACTATATCATATTTTTTTCTTGTTACTTTCCAGGCTTTAGCTATATACTTAAGAGGGTTTTTCTGTTCATCTTTAGTTATTGAGATGACATTATCAATATATGGGTGATTTTTGAATAAAGGAGCAATATGCTCATATACTACATAATCAATTTCAGCTTCAGGAAAACTTTTTTTTAGAGTATTACATATAACTGAACTTAAAACAGCATCTCCTATTTGTTTAAAACGTATTATCAGTATTTTCATGATTTCTCCTTAAAATATATTTTAAATAAAAAGAGTGTTATTATTTATATAAAATAATAACACTCCAATATCTATTCTATGTCCCATTAGTATATTTTTTTAAAGTGAAACTTGCTCTAACTCCAGTCGAAGTATTTTTTATATTATATTTTGAATTATGTGCTTCTAAAATTTCTTTACATACATATAAACCTAAGCCAGTTCCTTTTTCTCTAGTTGTGAAATATTTACTCCATATTTTTTTTAGATTTTCTTCTTTTATTTTTTTACCATCATTTTCAATAATAATTTTTACCTCATTATTTTTCAATTTTTTTACAGATAAAGTGATTTCTTTTTCAGCATGTTGAATACTGTTAGTTAAAAAATTAAAAATAACTTGTTCTATTTTTTCTTTATTTCCTATAACTATTATATTATCTTCATAGTTAGTATGAATAATAAATTTTTTTAGTTCTTTTTCATATATTTTCAGAA
Above is a window of Fusobacterium varium DNA encoding:
- the rfaQ_6 gene encoding Lipopolysaccharide core heptosyltransferase rfaQ, translating into MKILIIRFKQIGDAVLSSVICNTLKKSFPEAEIDYVVYEHIAPLFKNHPYIDNVISITKDEQKNPLKYIAKAWKVTRKKYDIVIDIMSTPKSEMFTLFSLKSKYRIGRRKKYRGFTYTHKISEPVDSKDKVDKFLKILAPLEEEYKILYDNNYIINISQDEKENMRRKMMEAGIDFSKPVFICAANSRRPEKIYPPKKMKEVINKVIEEFNSQVILFYSPDEEAFIKEIHRELNNNKNIFSNVETTSIRELAALISNCDMFFGNEGGPRHIAQSLDIPSFAIFSPKSSKKEWLANPSKKHQGVEPKDIYPECSSLSYKDCYSLIQPDYIVNKIKDIYNNFIKNKEEEKNEKNYISTNNKYV